The Sulfolobus acidocaldarius DSM 639 genome has a window encoding:
- a CDS encoding potassium channel family protein, with protein MNKNEIWNRRIIPIIEIFASPYSVIRKIYLQLLMLSIVVYIIALIFVYYQHLDWISAIYAAVNVITTVGLYAPNIYSMPSQEKLFLTLSIIFSVGLFASIAQTLILTIVNRNTWIDARARWRGKHMRGHVIVLGNSRSVLSAVKKLEELDKDYVVVTNSQEIYKLLKGDKVILGDPKNEDNLLSVGINNAESAIIAMDDDSETLLLTLKVQKMNPPLTIVTVVKDSSMMDIMRTAGADIIIPFEEVLGRMMASASVSKQFAGMIYPTNGREFAIGVFEVKRIIKLKDLPNDVIPIAILKDGKLDPYFEKDTEVKEGQVLFVLGDPSKFKEVNKLIQ; from the coding sequence GTGAATAAAAACGAGATATGGAATAGAAGAATAATACCTATTATAGAAATTTTCGCTTCGCCTTACTCAGTTATTAGAAAAATATACTTACAATTATTAATGCTAAGTATTGTAGTATATATTATAGCCTTAATATTTGTTTATTATCAGCATTTAGATTGGATATCTGCAATTTATGCCGCAGTTAATGTTATAACAACTGTCGGACTTTACGCTCCGAATATCTACTCTATGCCGTCCCAAGAGAAGCTATTCCTAACTTTGAGCATTATCTTCAGTGTAGGACTATTTGCGAGTATTGCACAAACTTTAATTCTAACAATTGTGAATAGAAATACTTGGATTGACGCTAGGGCTAGATGGAGAGGTAAACATATGAGAGGTCATGTTATAGTACTAGGGAATTCAAGAAGTGTATTGTCTGCTGTGAAGAAGCTAGAGGAATTAGACAAGGACTATGTTGTAGTCACAAATAGTCAAGAAATTTACAAATTATTAAAGGGAGATAAGGTAATCTTGGGAGATCCTAAAAATGAGGATAATTTACTAAGTGTAGGCATCAATAATGCTGAGTCAGCTATAATAGCTATGGATGATGACTCAGAGACCCTTCTACTAACCTTGAAAGTACAGAAAATGAATCCACCACTAACAATAGTTACAGTCGTTAAGGACTCCTCAATGATGGATATCATGAGGACAGCCGGAGCTGATATTATCATTCCGTTTGAGGAAGTTTTAGGGAGGATGATGGCTTCAGCCTCGGTATCTAAGCAATTCGCTGGTATGATTTATCCTACAAATGGCAGGGAATTTGCAATAGGAGTTTTTGAAGTTAAAAGAATTATAAAACTTAAAGATTTACCTAACGATGTTATACCAATAGCGATATTAAAGGATGGTAAACTGGATCCTTATTTTGAAAAAGATACTGAAGTTAAAGAGGGACAAGTTCTATTTGTTTTAGGTGACCCGTCCAAATTCAAGGAAGTTAACAAGCTAATTCAGTGA
- a CDS encoding MBL fold metallo-hydrolase encodes MKIHKPYVIHEDRDHKFVWLGLDESDYERGVLTNQYLIVDGDKGILLDPGGYFVFERVFKNLKDFVKPENIVGLFYSHQDPDVIGAMNLWLDTCPNAKVYISEIWERFIPHLGMSDPSSSERIVKIPDRGMEFKIEKNQVRAVPAHFLHSEGNFHLYDVKSKVYFSGDIGAAIFPKGKWSLYVQNFDEHVKYMEWFHRRYLPTRKALDVWLKRVKELDIKIIAPQHGSIFEGDNVKKFINWLDKLDKVGIDLME; translated from the coding sequence ATGAAGATCCACAAGCCATATGTCATTCATGAGGATAGAGACCATAAATTTGTTTGGTTGGGACTTGACGAGTCTGACTATGAAAGGGGTGTTCTGACAAACCAGTATTTGATAGTCGATGGAGATAAAGGTATTCTATTGGATCCAGGTGGGTATTTTGTATTTGAAAGAGTGTTCAAAAACTTGAAGGATTTTGTGAAGCCTGAAAACATTGTGGGGTTATTTTACTCTCACCAAGATCCGGATGTGATAGGCGCAATGAACCTCTGGCTAGATACCTGCCCTAACGCTAAGGTGTACATATCAGAGATATGGGAAAGATTTATACCTCATCTAGGTATGTCAGATCCTAGTAGTTCAGAAAGAATAGTTAAAATACCTGATAGAGGAATGGAGTTTAAAATAGAGAAAAACCAAGTGAGAGCTGTCCCTGCACACTTCCTCCATTCTGAAGGAAACTTCCATCTTTACGACGTTAAATCTAAGGTTTATTTCTCAGGAGATATAGGAGCAGCGATATTCCCTAAAGGGAAATGGAGTCTATATGTCCAGAACTTCGATGAACATGTAAAATACATGGAGTGGTTCCATAGGAGATACTTACCTACAAGAAAGGCTTTAGATGTTTGGCTCAAAAGGGTGAAAGAGTTGGACATAAAGATTATTGCACCGCAACACGGTTCCATATTTGAAGGAGATAATGTAAAGAAGTTCATTAACTGGCTAGATAAGCTAGATAAGGTAGGAATAGATCTCATGGAATGA
- a CDS encoding prolyl oligopeptidase family serine peptidase, whose amino-acid sequence MEVIRDYRTPVIFYDLKGRKIHEKTLENVILMDSKDNVLYIAETSFNTRYKIIREVYDPSIGFSTNIIEEIKEDKEDQVKVKDVYIKGEDNVTLHAFLLTKSDRPKAVVVYGYGGFRIPILPGHNIIHRLPLSRLGFSILVTNLRGGNENGEEWHRQGMLLNKKNVFKDFEEFVRFVKGFGGKVITMGSSNGGLLVGATINDIPNLVDCAVIGHPVLDMLRYHKLYVGKYWISEYGDPDKPEFRDYLASYSPYHNIKPGLPNTFVYTGISDDRVHPGHALKYVAKSRSMGNNVLLFVNDTGHAVADPESLALEYSYLLAFMEECVKER is encoded by the coding sequence GTGGAAGTAATAAGAGATTATAGAACACCAGTAATCTTTTATGATCTAAAGGGAAGAAAAATACATGAAAAAACTCTGGAGAACGTCATTTTAATGGACTCTAAAGACAATGTATTATATATAGCTGAGACGTCATTTAACACAAGGTATAAGATCATAAGAGAAGTTTATGATCCATCAATCGGTTTTAGCACAAATATCATAGAGGAGATAAAAGAAGACAAGGAGGATCAAGTTAAAGTAAAAGATGTTTATATCAAAGGCGAAGACAACGTAACTTTACATGCTTTCCTCCTGACAAAGAGTGACAGACCTAAGGCTGTAGTCGTTTACGGTTATGGTGGATTCAGAATTCCCATACTTCCAGGACACAATATAATTCATAGACTTCCTCTTTCACGATTAGGATTCTCGATACTTGTAACAAATTTAAGAGGAGGTAATGAGAACGGTGAGGAATGGCATAGACAGGGAATGTTGCTCAATAAGAAAAATGTATTTAAGGACTTTGAGGAGTTTGTAAGGTTTGTTAAGGGATTTGGAGGTAAAGTTATAACAATGGGTTCAAGCAACGGTGGGCTATTGGTGGGTGCCACAATAAACGATATCCCTAACCTAGTAGACTGTGCAGTGATTGGACATCCCGTGTTAGATATGTTAAGATATCATAAGCTATATGTAGGTAAATATTGGATTTCGGAGTATGGAGATCCTGATAAACCCGAATTTAGAGATTACTTGGCATCTTATAGTCCTTATCACAACATAAAACCCGGCTTGCCCAATACATTCGTTTACACTGGAATTAGTGATGATAGGGTACATCCTGGTCACGCATTAAAGTATGTCGCTAAATCCAGGAGTATGGGAAACAATGTTCTGTTATTTGTAAATGATACTGGTCATGCTGTTGCTGACCCTGAATCCTTGGCATTGGAATACAGTTACCTTTTAGCCTTCATGGAAGAATGTGTAAAGGAGAGATGA
- a CDS encoding aldose 1-epimerase, giving the protein MILKKGRAEAEILNKGAYLYSFKINGKDLVLQGNTDRVTRGGMAVLIPFANRIKGGEYIFDGIKYELPKNKEGNAIHGLVLDKEFSVIHKERDFVILNYLLEDKGYPTKLNCLVLYKLFQNGFMNKIVVQNVGDKRAPLTVGTHPYFVVSSDWEIITQREVRKLESIDNIPTGEIKQVKLSHGEYDDCFIVRGDIILKSSYSTVKITRRKNLNYIQIYTGVKGAVAIEPMSGAPDAFHNKMGIKVIKPAQKHEFSYEVRFYP; this is encoded by the coding sequence ATGATTTTAAAAAAGGGACGTGCTGAGGCTGAGATTCTAAATAAGGGAGCCTACCTTTACTCATTTAAAATCAATGGGAAAGATCTAGTTCTCCAGGGAAATACTGATAGAGTTACAAGAGGTGGCATGGCAGTCCTAATACCCTTTGCTAACAGGATAAAGGGTGGAGAGTACATATTCGATGGGATTAAGTATGAGTTACCCAAGAACAAAGAAGGAAATGCCATTCATGGACTGGTCTTAGATAAAGAGTTTTCAGTTATACATAAGGAAAGGGACTTCGTGATCCTAAACTATCTCTTGGAGGATAAGGGTTATCCTACAAAGTTGAATTGCCTAGTCCTGTATAAGCTGTTCCAGAATGGTTTTATGAATAAGATAGTAGTTCAGAATGTTGGAGACAAAAGAGCACCCTTAACAGTGGGAACACATCCATATTTTGTGGTTTCCAGTGACTGGGAAATAATTACACAGAGAGAAGTAAGGAAACTAGAGAGTATTGACAATATACCAACAGGGGAAATAAAACAGGTTAAGCTAAGTCACGGGGAATACGATGACTGTTTTATCGTGAGAGGAGATATAATTTTGAAATCGTCTTATTCCACAGTGAAAATAACTAGGAGGAAAAACCTAAATTACATTCAAATATATACTGGCGTTAAAGGAGCTGTTGCCATTGAGCCAATGAGTGGAGCTCCAGACGCTTTCCATAATAAGATGGGTATTAAGGTAATTAAACCAGCACAAAAACACGAATTCTCTTATGAAGTGAGATTTTATCCTTAA
- a CDS encoding thermopsin family protease: protein MLKVRIAVLSFLLLTLLPVIGFAVTAPVGISSYSPTVTTTSILGYANISSLLAYNSTFFQPYGASLQLNAILEVDTPSNTYYFWVQNVAGFITSNNTLFFNDNIWNATGMDSNITEVIGDGNISTCDSCQAPQTFYGASSQQTIYYHFPLSFYMFINVTPTVRGPLVTFGYVILQNGKITSPKVQVYDNAIIPVQGAISAQIVVQNSYTYVYNQGLYSYYGLKKDVELVWGGLSNGEHTTFKEMSSLLAIYYLRNGQWLSFNEIYNYGFDTAESANNLTVYVDKQGFAHVITGNLYKGELTSDFNPPKPYFTFINISSKVPFIINGNQLYNFTGYINSPISVYFYSNYSLSNNSFALLNYSSNQKTVRLVINSSTWFDSLQFTPNYTFYYRLNVISSIPARALINGVNTTLKSGWYAGNTRIIVLTTNYYLSNNTRYVITRVEPSTSIVVNRPLNLTVKAQLQYLVNISGILTWENNGSEITIPNYKPLLYTMVYEGTYNLLPGDTITVTQPISERLIIRLNYVNILIVSIGIITLLTIYLVIRKPSN, encoded by the coding sequence ATGCTAAAAGTTAGAATTGCAGTCCTATCATTCCTTCTGTTAACATTATTACCAGTGATAGGTTTTGCGGTAACAGCTCCTGTGGGTATATCAAGTTATAGTCCTACTGTCACGACTACATCGATATTAGGATATGCTAACATCTCATCATTATTAGCCTATAATTCAACTTTCTTTCAGCCATATGGTGCATCTCTTCAACTAAATGCAATACTTGAGGTCGACACTCCCAGTAATACATATTACTTCTGGGTTCAAAACGTGGCAGGGTTTATAACAAGTAATAATACACTATTCTTCAATGACAACATATGGAACGCAACTGGAATGGACTCAAACATAACAGAGGTCATAGGCGATGGAAATATTTCAACGTGCGACTCATGCCAGGCTCCTCAGACGTTTTACGGTGCCTCCTCCCAGCAGACTATATACTATCACTTTCCGCTGTCTTTTTATATGTTCATAAACGTAACCCCCACTGTAAGAGGACCCCTAGTTACATTTGGATATGTTATACTCCAGAACGGAAAAATAACATCGCCTAAGGTCCAGGTTTATGATAATGCAATAATTCCAGTTCAGGGAGCCATCTCTGCTCAAATTGTAGTGCAAAATTCCTACACGTACGTATACAACCAGGGTTTGTATTCATATTATGGTCTAAAGAAGGACGTAGAATTGGTTTGGGGAGGACTTAGTAATGGAGAACATACTACATTTAAAGAGATGTCGAGCCTTCTAGCTATATACTATTTACGAAATGGGCAATGGTTATCATTTAACGAGATCTATAACTATGGTTTTGATACTGCTGAGTCTGCAAATAACCTAACTGTATATGTGGATAAACAGGGTTTTGCTCATGTTATAACAGGTAATCTATACAAGGGAGAATTAACGAGTGACTTTAACCCGCCAAAACCCTATTTTACATTCATTAACATCTCTAGTAAAGTACCATTTATTATTAATGGAAATCAGTTATATAATTTCACAGGATATATAAACTCTCCCATATCGGTTTACTTTTACTCAAATTACTCCTTAAGTAATAATTCTTTTGCATTACTTAATTACAGTTCAAATCAGAAAACTGTAAGATTGGTAATAAATTCATCAACATGGTTTGATTCCTTACAATTCACTCCTAACTATACATTTTACTATAGATTGAACGTAATTTCTTCAATCCCAGCCAGGGCACTCATTAACGGAGTTAATACAACCCTTAAATCCGGCTGGTATGCGGGTAATACCAGGATCATAGTGCTAACCACAAATTACTACTTATCAAATAACACTAGGTATGTGATTACTAGGGTAGAACCCTCAACTAGTATTGTTGTTAATAGACCTTTGAACTTAACTGTGAAGGCTCAACTGCAGTATTTAGTCAATATTAGTGGAATATTGACGTGGGAGAACAATGGATCAGAAATAACTATACCTAATTACAAACCACTACTATACACCATGGTATATGAAGGGACATATAACCTACTACCTGGCGATACGATCACAGTAACCCAACCCATAAGCGAAAGGTTGATTATTCGCCTCAACTACGTAAATATATTAATTGTGTCTATAGGGATTATAACCCTCCTAACAATATATTTGGTAATCAGAAAACCATCTAATTAA
- a CDS encoding APC family permease produces the protein MDETKGKKEEQTEQGEGLAKGVARYREVLAQGIASAAPAAATIGTLTGAAAFVYGGLPLAVLIALVAILLDATRISIISRYIQSAGGIYTFIERGLGKKVAFIASMSYIVYIFAVIIFVYLIMGLMVPTGLQELGLSLPDWIWIPFGLANAAIAVFISYMGIRPSLKFTLTMSLAEITVLIATSLLIFSKVPPDPQTFTLAYVPQPQILNLGLGVSFGILAFTGYETVSVLGEEAQDPKNTITKGVFTAALIVGIVYLIGSEAFTVGWGVNNMSSYFNYLAPGLIEAYNFGGPILAIILTALLINSNIACACGFTNAVTRVMYAMSRDGLLPSRIGDIHKRRRTPHIAALFTFIFTAVYFVIMSLIFTPANIFIATGVTTTFGFLIAIFTVNISMLIVVKRNNALTIGNILLVAIIETIIGFVFYSQIITSAINIPVLIGVLTLVLWVVGGAIYLAIARQLKR, from the coding sequence ATGGATGAAACTAAGGGCAAAAAGGAAGAGCAAACTGAACAAGGAGAGGGTTTAGCTAAAGGTGTAGCCCGATATAGAGAGGTTTTAGCACAAGGTATAGCTTCCGCAGCTCCTGCAGCTGCTACAATAGGGACATTAACCGGTGCAGCTGCTTTCGTATATGGAGGCTTACCATTAGCTGTATTAATAGCCTTAGTTGCTATACTGCTTGATGCTACAAGGATAAGTATAATATCTAGATACATTCAAAGTGCAGGTGGAATATATACATTTATAGAGAGGGGGTTAGGGAAAAAAGTAGCCTTCATAGCCAGTATGTCTTACATCGTTTACATATTTGCAGTTATAATATTTGTCTATCTAATAATGGGGCTAATGGTTCCTACAGGACTTCAAGAGTTAGGATTAAGTTTGCCAGATTGGATATGGATTCCATTTGGTCTTGCAAATGCAGCCATTGCGGTTTTTATATCATATATGGGAATAAGACCGTCTCTAAAATTCACACTGACTATGAGCTTAGCGGAAATTACTGTTTTAATTGCGACTTCGCTCCTGATATTTTCCAAAGTGCCTCCTGACCCACAAACATTTACTCTTGCGTATGTGCCACAACCTCAAATACTTAATCTTGGTCTTGGTGTTTCGTTCGGTATTTTGGCTTTCACTGGATATGAAACTGTCTCTGTGCTCGGAGAAGAAGCTCAAGATCCAAAAAATACGATAACTAAGGGCGTGTTTACAGCTGCATTGATAGTGGGTATTGTATATCTGATAGGCTCTGAGGCATTCACTGTAGGATGGGGTGTCAATAACATGAGCTCTTATTTCAACTATCTTGCCCCAGGTCTAATAGAAGCATATAATTTTGGTGGTCCCATATTAGCCATAATTTTAACAGCCCTTCTTATCAACAGTAATATAGCTTGTGCATGTGGATTTACAAATGCAGTGACCAGGGTTATGTACGCAATGAGTAGAGACGGATTATTGCCGTCCAGAATTGGGGATATACATAAGAGGAGAAGAACTCCCCATATTGCTGCATTATTCACATTCATATTTACAGCTGTCTATTTCGTTATAATGTCTCTTATTTTTACTCCGGCAAATATATTCATTGCTACTGGTGTCACTACCACGTTTGGTTTCCTAATAGCTATATTTACAGTAAATATAAGCATGTTAATTGTTGTAAAGAGAAATAACGCATTGACCATAGGTAATATATTACTTGTAGCCATAATTGAGACTATAATAGGCTTCGTGTTTTACAGTCAAATAATCACTAGTGCAATAAATATACCAGTTCTCATCGGCGTGTTAACTTTAGTATTGTGGGTCGTAGGAGGAGCAATTTACTTGGCAATAGCAAGACAACTTAAAAGATGA
- a CDS encoding DUF973 family protein, with product MPRGRFYGPKEIQTGLFRVGLFYVFFIIFSIYYTYLIVQGGYQYILLSSLSNPLSVTILVCFETGGIIGMETSLLFVATIPDKNGNPYGLYFSSIVLITYLVLAFYVVPGIVKIRRGFSNYPKEVRIGRLGASLILVCILLYMISFGYLVLSLNYIVPPVDFSLFAYSFLLITLLYTIGQLLLGIGIYRLGRLYRSGLLKVGGALIAMPVTHFIPFIGYILSRLGMEEVTGYRDKDTTRYGGRRKRFFHKRNLLLLK from the coding sequence ATGCCTAGAGGAAGATTTTATGGACCTAAGGAAATACAAACAGGGTTATTTAGAGTAGGACTCTTTTATGTTTTCTTCATAATATTTTCGATTTATTATACTTATTTAATAGTTCAGGGCGGATATCAGTACATATTATTAAGTTCCCTGTCAAACCCCCTATCAGTCACGATTCTGGTATGCTTTGAGACAGGTGGAATAATAGGTATGGAAACATCATTGCTCTTTGTTGCAACCATACCAGATAAAAACGGAAACCCATATGGGCTCTACTTTAGTAGCATAGTTCTTATAACCTATCTAGTGTTAGCGTTTTACGTAGTACCCGGAATTGTTAAAATTAGGAGAGGATTCAGTAACTATCCTAAAGAAGTCAGAATTGGGAGACTCGGTGCAAGCTTAATATTGGTTTGTATTCTCCTCTATATGATATCCTTTGGATATCTAGTACTCTCCCTGAATTACATTGTTCCCCCAGTCGACTTTTCCCTCTTTGCATACTCATTTTTATTAATTACCTTACTTTACACGATAGGTCAATTGCTTCTTGGCATAGGCATCTATAGACTAGGGAGACTCTACAGAAGCGGTTTATTAAAGGTAGGGGGAGCCCTTATAGCTATGCCTGTTACGCACTTTATTCCTTTTATAGGATACATTTTATCGAGACTTGGAATGGAAGAAGTAACAGGTTATAGAGATAAGGACACGACTCGTTACGGAGGACGTCGAAAGAGATTTTTCCATAAACGTAATTTACTTTTATTGAAATAA
- a CDS encoding helix-turn-helix domain-containing protein, protein MVFASKRPIEVTLLVDKHPCEVLDIFRKYEIKAQITNVKLRDQVTDHIAFLKINDDILKELKRRSLKTLRINENTIWIRTNGCGVCKLLYHSDLIVEKVKVLSKATVMYKLLLPNLSALKQFLEELNSIRVEATVANVSEIDESELTDRQLEILRLAYKSGYFDVDRKISMKELANKLGIKASTLEEILRRALKKAVKYYLDRKS, encoded by the coding sequence ATGGTCTTTGCCTCAAAGAGACCCATTGAAGTTACACTCCTAGTGGATAAACACCCATGCGAAGTCTTAGACATATTTAGAAAATATGAAATTAAGGCTCAGATAACTAATGTTAAGCTAAGGGATCAGGTTACTGACCATATTGCATTCCTTAAGATAAACGATGATATACTCAAGGAATTAAAGAGAAGGTCTCTTAAAACTTTAAGGATAAATGAAAATACCATTTGGATAAGGACAAACGGTTGCGGCGTTTGTAAACTACTCTATCACTCTGACCTAATTGTGGAAAAGGTAAAGGTGTTAAGTAAAGCTACTGTTATGTATAAACTTCTATTACCAAATCTTTCTGCATTGAAACAGTTTTTAGAAGAACTGAACAGCATAAGAGTAGAGGCTACAGTTGCCAATGTATCAGAAATTGACGAGAGCGAGTTAACAGATAGACAATTGGAAATCCTGAGATTGGCTTACAAATCAGGCTATTTTGATGTCGATAGGAAAATCTCGATGAAGGAATTAGCCAATAAATTGGGGATAAAGGCATCTACGCTAGAGGAGATACTGAGGAGGGCTCTAAAAAAGGCTGTAAAATATTATTTGGACAGAAAGAGCTAA
- a CDS encoding DUF488 domain-containing protein codes for MIKVKRVYDAPESDDGVRILIDRLWPRGVKKDLVDIWMKDIAPSDELRKWFNHEPEKWEEFKHKYMEELRSNPKVKVLIEVIRRSENVTFLYATKSPYNNAVVLKEYIESLLTK; via the coding sequence ATGATTAAGGTCAAGCGAGTTTATGACGCACCTGAATCTGATGATGGGGTCAGAATATTGATTGACCGATTATGGCCTAGAGGAGTAAAGAAAGATCTAGTGGATATTTGGATGAAAGATATTGCTCCATCAGATGAGTTAAGGAAATGGTTTAATCATGAACCTGAAAAGTGGGAAGAGTTTAAGCACAAGTATATGGAGGAGCTTAGAAGTAACCCTAAGGTCAAAGTCTTAATCGAGGTAATAAGGAGAAGCGAAAATGTTACATTCCTATATGCCACTAAATCGCCTTACAATAATGCGGTAGTTTTAAAGGAGTATATTGAAAGTTTGTTAACAAAATAA
- a CDS encoding primary-amine oxidase, producing the protein MVEESKVNSRLVKSPLDPLDENEIEIAAQVIREKIVLEKGESIKFIAIMLNEPEKDDYLKWKRGEKSVERQALVKFYNPAEEGKVYEAIVSIESRSIVSVHEIKNVHAPITLDEFGECEKAVRNDKRVQEALQKRGILPNDLNLLIVDCWSPGYVNEAERNKRLAIGYMWIKKDLKDNNYARPVHGLMPWVDLNKMEVVRIDDFGEAPLPELSSDYTPERRKDIQVDSLKPIEILQPQGSSVEVNGYEIKWYRWRLRIGYTPREGLVIYDVRYNYKGRERQIIYRASVVDLMVPYGDPSPFHYRKMVLDAGDYGLGNFIVPLKHGNGELYDCDCLGEGIYHFDVVRASSDGKPVKVKKAICVHEEDFNVIWRHTDLRSGDSEVRRNRRLVVSFWATLANYDYGFFWHFYQDGSIELMVKLTGIINDDAAPKGQKRKYGTLVTPEVYGPIHIHWFNIRLDLDIDGQINRVYEVNLKPESIGPENPLGNAFYAEETLLKNELEARRHVNPQSGRYWKIVNLKKSNYLGEPVAYRFIPRENVACPLPDESFVRKRGGYINYHLWVTPYDPNERYATGDYPYERIGEGLPKYVEKNRSIVDKDIVLWYTLGVEHVVRVEDWPVMPVEMAGFMLRPDGFFDENPCIDLPRELPSNNENKYRMKHTHGSH; encoded by the coding sequence GTGGTTGAAGAAAGTAAAGTAAATTCTAGGTTAGTCAAGTCTCCACTAGATCCACTTGACGAGAACGAAATAGAGATAGCAGCTCAGGTAATAAGGGAAAAAATAGTCCTAGAGAAGGGAGAGAGCATAAAATTCATTGCCATAATGCTAAATGAGCCAGAGAAAGATGATTATCTGAAATGGAAAAGAGGAGAGAAAAGTGTAGAGAGACAAGCATTAGTCAAGTTTTATAATCCTGCAGAAGAGGGGAAAGTATATGAAGCAATAGTTTCCATTGAGTCTCGTTCAATTGTTTCAGTTCATGAAATAAAGAATGTCCACGCACCTATAACCTTGGACGAATTTGGAGAATGTGAAAAAGCTGTAAGAAATGATAAGCGCGTTCAAGAGGCTCTACAAAAACGTGGTATACTTCCTAATGATCTCAATCTTTTGATAGTTGACTGTTGGTCCCCAGGGTATGTAAATGAGGCTGAACGTAATAAAAGGTTAGCTATAGGATACATGTGGATTAAAAAAGACCTAAAAGACAATAATTATGCTCGTCCAGTACACGGACTTATGCCATGGGTTGACCTAAATAAAATGGAGGTAGTTAGAATTGACGATTTCGGTGAGGCGCCTCTTCCTGAACTTAGCAGTGATTACACACCTGAGAGAAGGAAAGACATACAAGTAGACAGCCTTAAACCCATCGAAATACTTCAACCTCAAGGGAGCAGTGTAGAGGTTAATGGTTACGAAATAAAATGGTATAGATGGAGGTTGAGGATTGGTTATACACCGAGGGAGGGGCTCGTAATATATGACGTAAGATATAACTATAAAGGAAGAGAGAGACAAATTATTTACAGAGCATCAGTTGTAGATTTAATGGTTCCTTACGGAGATCCATCTCCGTTTCATTACAGAAAAATGGTTCTTGACGCAGGAGATTACGGTCTAGGAAACTTTATAGTTCCACTGAAACATGGTAATGGTGAACTCTACGATTGTGATTGTTTGGGTGAAGGTATTTACCATTTCGATGTAGTTAGGGCAAGTTCCGATGGTAAACCTGTGAAGGTGAAAAAGGCTATATGTGTACATGAAGAGGATTTTAATGTAATATGGAGACACACTGATTTGAGAAGCGGAGATTCTGAGGTAAGGCGAAATAGGAGGCTTGTAGTATCATTTTGGGCAACGTTGGCTAATTATGACTATGGATTCTTCTGGCATTTTTACCAAGACGGTAGCATTGAACTGATGGTTAAATTAACTGGTATAATAAATGACGACGCCGCACCTAAAGGACAAAAGAGAAAGTATGGTACACTTGTTACCCCAGAGGTTTATGGACCTATTCACATACACTGGTTTAACATTAGATTGGATTTAGATATCGACGGACAAATAAATAGGGTATATGAAGTCAATCTAAAACCAGAGAGTATAGGTCCTGAAAACCCGTTAGGTAACGCCTTCTATGCAGAGGAAACTCTATTAAAAAATGAACTAGAGGCTAGAAGACACGTAAATCCGCAAAGTGGTAGATACTGGAAAATAGTTAATCTGAAAAAGTCGAATTATCTAGGTGAACCTGTTGCATATAGATTTATTCCTAGAGAAAATGTAGCATGTCCATTACCAGACGAGTCCTTTGTAAGGAAGAGAGGGGGCTATATAAATTATCATTTATGGGTGACTCCATATGACCCAAATGAAAGATATGCTACTGGAGATTATCCCTATGAAAGGATTGGCGAAGGATTACCTAAGTATGTGGAAAAGAACAGGAGCATAGTGGATAAGGATATCGTATTGTGGTACACATTGGGAGTTGAGCATGTAGTGAGAGTTGAAGACTGGCCAGTAATGCCCGTAGAAATGGCTGGATTTATGTTAAGACCCGACGGATTCTTTGACGAAAATCCATGCATAGATTTGCCAAGAGAGTTACCATCTAATAACGAGAATAAATATAGAATGAAACATACTCACGGAAGCCATTGA